A window of Arcobacter acticola genomic DNA:
AGTTTTTTCTACTTTTAAAAAGTTGAAAATATATTCTGCTTCCTCTAATACAGAAAGCATTAATAAGGATTAATTATGCAAAAAAGTTATGTGATAGGATTTCCAAGAATTGGAGAAAAAAGAGAGCTTAAAAAAGTTCTAGAAAAATACTGGTCGAAACAAAGTGATTTTAATGAAGTTAAATATGTTGCACGTCAATTAAAAAGAAGACATTGGAATTACCAAAAACAATCAAATATAAGTTTTATTTCATCGAATGATTTTTCACTTTATGATAATGTACTTGATACAACAATTCTTTTAGGAGCAATTCCAAAAAGATTTGAACATTTAAAAGATGAAGAATTATATTTTGCAATGGCAAGAGGGAATGACACTTGTGTTGCAATGGAAATGACTAAGTGGTTTAATACAAATTATCATTATATAGTTCCTGAAATTTCAAAAGAAACTACATTTAAACTCAATAGCAAAAAAATTATTGAAGAATATGAGGAAGCAAAAGAGCTTGGAATAAAAACAAAAATAAATTTACTTGGACCAATTACATATTTAGGTCTTTCAAAAAGTATAGATAATAGTGATGTTTTTTTTCATATTAATAATGTAGTAAAAGTTTATAAAGAGTTATTAGAAGAAATATCAAAATTTGATGATGAAATAATTGTTCAATTTGATGAACCATTATTTGTAAGAGATATTGACACTATTACTCCCCCAATAAACAGAGCTAATTTCATTAGCTAGCATATTTCACACTTTGATGTTGAAAAAAGTTAGCTATTTTTTGTGGATTTTTTTGTAAATTCTCCATATAATTTTGTGTGTTTTCTTTTAGTTCTTTTTGATTTTTTGGCAGACCATTTTTATGTACATTACTCTTATAATCTTGATTCAAATATTCATCAGGATTAAATTCTGGGGAGTATGGTGGAAGATAAAAGAGTTTGATTTTATCTTTATGCTTTTCTTCCCAAGCTTTTACTAATTTAGCATGATGTACTCTTAGGTTATCTACTATCATAAATACTTTTTTATCATTTGATTTTATTACTTTTTCTAAAAAATCTATAAAATTATCTGTAGCTATTGAATCATCATACAATGCAAACATTGATTTACCTGTATTTGTAATGGCTGATATCATATTCACTTTAAACTTTTTAGCTGTATGAGTAAGAATAGGTTTTATTTTACTTCCTATTGGAGCATATCCTTTTAAATTTGATGGCATTGATACACAAGCAGTCTCATCAGCCCACCAAATATCAGCATTATTTATTTTTGCTTCTTTTTTGATTTTTGGATATGTTTCTTCCAACCAAGCTTTAGTTGCACTATCTTTTCTTTCATAAGCTCTTTTTATTGGTTTTTTCGAAGTAAATTGCCATTTTGCAAGATAATCTCCAACTGTTGATATTGGCATATCAATATCTACTACTCTTAGAATTAACTGTTTTACAGCTTCTCTTGTCCACAAAGCAAACTTAAACTTTAATTGTTCTGGGGTTGTATCTATAAGCATTCGGATGATTTTTTCCTCTTGTTCATCGCTAAGTCTCTTACCAGACTTTTTAGGACGACCAGTTTTTTGAACTTTAAGTGCTTTTTGACCATCTTTTTTATATTTGCTATACCATCTTGATGTTGTAATTTTTGACAAACCTAATATTGCAGCTGTTTCAAGATTACTTATACCACTATCCCTTAATTTAATTGCTCTATCTCTGAGATACTGTAATGTATTTGAATCTACTTTTCTAGCATCATTTTTTTCTAATTTATTTATTTTTTCCATTTCAAATTATAGCTAAATTTAGCATATAATTAGTTTAGTTTATCGGTGGAGTAATAAAATATTATCATTAATTAAACCTGTATATGATGAACTTTCAAATGCAGTAACAAATATTAAAATAGTTGTTGCATCTTATTTTGAGCATTCAAATGAAGCTAGTAAAATATTAGTAAATACTCCAATTTGGGCTTTAGCATTGGATTTTATTTATGGTGAAAAAAATATTGAGTCATTAGATTTTATAAAAAACTCAAATAAAACTTTAATTGCAGGTGTAATTGATGGTAGAAATATTTGGAAAAGTGACTTTAAAAAGAAAATAGATTTGCTTGAAAAAATATCAAAACATATAAATAAAGATAAATTAATTATCTCTACAACTTGTTCTCTTTTACATGTACCTTTTTCTTTAAAATATGAAGATCACTTGAGTAAAGAAATAAAATCTTGGTTAGCTTTTGCTTGTGAAAAATTAAATGAACTTTCACTTGTAAGTAAAGATTTCTTTGATATCCAATTAAATTTAGATGAAATTTCAATTATTAAAAGAAATTTAGAGGATAATATTCAAAGAAAGACATCTTCTAAAATCCATAATTTAGAAATTCAAAATGAAATAAAAAATCTGAAACTTTTTGAAAGGGCAGATAAGTTTAACGATAGAATTAAAATTCAAAGAGAGTTTTTTAACTATGATTATTTAACAACTACAACAATTGGATCATTTCCTCAAACACCTGAGATTAGAGAAAATAGAAAAAAATTTAAGGAAAATAGTATCTCAAAAGAGGAATATGAAAAAGAAATAAAAAATTATATAGATGATTGTATTTTATTTCAAGAAGAAATAGGACTTGATGTATTAGTTCATGGTGAACCTGAGAGAAATGACATGGTTGAATATTTTGGTGAAATGTTAGATGGATTTGCCTTTACACAAAATGCTTGGGTTCAATCATATGGAAGTAGATGTGTAAAACCACCTTTAATATATGGAGATATAAATAGAGCAAATCCTATGACAGTTGATTGGATAAAATATGCACAAGGTAAAACATCAAAAGTTGTAAAAGGGATGTTGACAGGACCTATTACTATTTTAAACTGGTCATTTGTAAGAGATGATATAAAAAGAAGTGAAGTAGCAAAGCAAATAGCACTTGCAATTGCAAAAGAAGTTGATGATTTACAAAAGCACGGAATTAAAATGATTCAAGTTGATGAAGCAGCATTTAAAGAAGGATATCCATTAAGAATTGAAAATATTAAAGAGTATGAAAGATGGGCAGTAGATAATTTCAAATTAAGTGTTAGTTTAGCAGCAATTGATACACAAATTCATACACATATGTGTTATAGTGAGTTTAATGACATTATTAAAACAATTGAAGAAATGGATGCTGATGTTATCTCAATAGAAACAGCACGAAGTGGAAATAGACTTCTTAGAATTTTTAAAGAAGTTGCATATAAACAAGAAGTTGGTCCTGGAATTTATGATATTCATAGTCCAAGAATCCCAAGCGTAGAAGAAATGGTAAATCAAATAAAAGCATTATTGGAAGTTTTACCAAAAGAGCAATTATGGATAAATCCAGATTGTGGATTAAAAACTAGAAAATGGCCAGAAGTAAAACAAAGTTTAATAAATATGGTTGAAGCTGTAAATATTATAAAAAAAGCAGAAAAACACTAGAGCATATTGCTCTAGTATAAAAATAGTTTTTTATAAGTATTTTATTAGTATTTAATTACGATAAAACATATTTTAGATAAGATTCAAAAAACAAAAATAAGAAAAGATAAGATGATTACATTAAACGATATAAAAGAAGCAAAAAAAAGATTAGCAGGAACTGTACTAAATACTCCTTTAGTAAAAGCCCCTATTTTAAGTAAAGATTTAAATTCTGAAATATATTTAAAAGAGGATAACTTACAATTAACAGGAAGTTTTAAAATCAGAGGTGCTTTTAATAAATTAGCAATGATGGATGACAAAAGAAGAAAAAATGGTGTAGTAGCTGCAAGTGCTGGAAATCATGCACAAGGTTTAGCATATGCTGCACAACATTTTGGATGTGAAGCAACTATTTTTATGCCAGAAGCAACACCTCTAACAAAAGTGAGTGGTGTTAAATCATATGGAGCAAATGTTGTTTTAGTTGGAGAAAATTTTGATGAAGCCTATGCAACAGCTACAAAATCTGCACTTGATAATGATAAAGAGTTTATTCATCCTTTTGCTGATGATGCTGTAATTGCAGGGCAAGGAACAATTGCCTTAGAAATTTTAGAAAAAATTGAAGATATAGAACATATTATTGTTCCAATTGGTGGAGGTGGATTAATCTCAGGAATTGCCATTGCAGCAAAAGCTATTAATCCAAATATTAAAATTACTGGAGTTGTAGCAAGTGGTGCAAGAGGAATGAAAGACTCTTTTGAAGCTAGAATGCCAATTGATTCAGCATCAGTTAAAACAATAGCAGATGGAATTGCTGTTCGTGATGTAACTCCTAAACTTCTTGATATTATTTTAGAATATGTTGATCAAATAGTTGAAGTAACAGATAATGAAACTGCAAATGCAATTTTATTTTTACTAGAAAAACACAAACTTGTAGTTGAAGGTGCAGGTGCAGTTGCAACTGCTGCCATTATGCATAAAAAAGTTGAAATTGAAAATGAAAAAGTTTGTGCAATTGTAAGTGGTGGGAATATTGACGTTACAATGTTATCATTAATTATTGATAAAGGTTTAGTAAAATCTTTTAGAAAAATGAATCTAATCGTAACACTTATGGATAAACCAGGTGCATTGATGCATTTAACTGATGTATTTACCCAATGTTCAACAAACATAGTACAAATAGATTATGACAGAAACTCTGTAAAGCTGGAGTTTGGTGAAGCTCACGTTACAATAGCCCTTGAAACAAAAGGTGAAGAACACCAAAAACTAATAAGAGAAAATTTGAAACAAAGTGGATATAGATTCAAACAAATCTAAGTTAATTTATTATCTTTAGAAAGTTTTTAGAAAACAAATATTATAATGCATGAATAATTTAGTATGTAGAAACAAAAATAAAGGAAGAAAATGGAAGGAAGACTGTTTACATTCTTAGGAACTATCGGTGGTCACGGACAAGAGTGGATAATCCTATCACACTATGTTTTAGTTATTGGAATTATTTTCTTAATAGCAAGAGCAGCAACTAGAAAATTACAATTAGTTCCAACTGGGGCTCAAAATGTAATGGAAACATTTGTTGGCGGTATCATTACAATGGGTGCTGATACAATGGGTGAAAAAAATGCTAGAGTTTATATGCCGTTAATCGCGTCATTAGCTATAGTTATTTTTGTTAGTAATATGATTGGGGTTATTCCTGGTTTTGAAGCTCCAACTAGTAATATCAACTTTACTTTATCATTAGCATTAATTGTATTTGTTTATTATAATTATGTTGGTATTCAAAAAAATGGTTTTGTAAACTATTTCAAACACTTTATGGGACCAATGCCAATTCTTGCTCCTTTAATGTTCCCAATTGAAATAATTTCTCATATATCAAGAATTATTTCATTATCATTCAGACTTTTTGGTTCAATTAGAGGGGATGATATGTTCCTTATGGTACTTTTAATGTTAGTACCTTGGTTATTACCTCTTCCTGGATTTTTCTTATTAACTGCGTTTGGTTTCTTACAAGCGTTTATTTTCAGTATATTAACTTATGTTTATATCGCTGGATCGGTTATGATGGAACACGAAGAGCACTAAGAACTCTAAAGAATTCTTACAAAAATAAAAAGGGAAATAAGTTTTACTTATTTCCCTTTTTTATTGTCTATTACATAGGAAAATGAAATCACATGAATTACAAATTAAAACACTATTTAATCACTGATCCCAAATATTATACAAATGACATAGGATTGTTTGAAAAGAATCTAAGAAATATTTTAGAAAATAAAAAAGTAGATATAGCATGTTTTAGAGATAAAACATCTGATAATTATGAAGACTTAGCAAAGATATTTATAATGACTTGTAAAGAATTTACTATAAAAGAAATTTTATTAAATACAGATTATAAACTAGCTTCTAAATTAAAAGCTACAGGTGTTCATTTAAACTCAACACAATTTGATAAAATCAAAATTGCAAAAGATTTAAACCTAAATGTAATTATCTCATGTCATAGTTTTGAAGATATAGAAAAAGCAAAAAGCTTAAAGTGTGATACCCTTACATTTTCTCCCATATTTCAAACACCAAATAAAGGTGAACCAAAAGGAATTTTAAAATTACAAGAAGCAATAGATACATATAAAGATGTTAATATTATTGCACTTGGTGGAATTATAAATGATGAGCAAATAAAACAAATAGAAAAAACAAAAGCATATGCTTTTGCTTCTATTCGATATTTTATTTAAATTTCTTGAATAAAACTCTCATTTGAATGTAAATAAACTAAATAAGCTTTTACTTCATTTGTGCTAAAAATATCTTTTATAGCTTTTTTATAAAAAGAAACTTGAGCTATATGCTCTGGTAATCTATCTTTTGTTGTTTTATAATCTATAATATAATATGTATCATTTTTAAATAAAAGTAAATCAATAATCTTTATCTCTTCTTTATATATTAAAGATTGTTCTGTAATAAATTCTGAATCATTTATAATAGAAATAAAATCATTATTTTTAATCAACATTGAAATTCTATTTTTAATATCAATAAAATCAACTTCATTTAAATAATTTGAATATCTACTAATTGCTAATTTTAAAGTATATTCCAAACAATCAATGGTAAACTCATCCATCATTTCTAAACAATAGTGAGTAGTGATTCCAAAATATTTAGCATGAAGATGATTTTCATCTAATTCTTTTTCATTTGCAAGTTGTTTATCTTGTGTTCCTAGATTTAAAGGTGTATAAACAATCTTTTCAATCTTGTCATAGTTTTTTGAAATATTAATACTTTGTATTATATTTCCAATTTTACAAGGGCTCATATTTAAAATATCAAAAACCGAAGATTTGATTTTTTTAAATATAATCATATTATTTTTAGCCCTTGTTAGTGCCACATATAAAATATTTATTTCATCTTCTATACTTAGAGCTTTTTCTTTTGCTAGGGCTTTTTCATAATCTTTGTTATAGTTTTCATAACCTTTAATTTTGTAAAAAATATTTTTTAATTCTACACTATCATATTCAAATAAAAGTGATGATTTATCTACATTTTTTCTTTTTATTCTATCAAGTAAAATTACAGTATTAAACTCCAATCCCTTTGATTTAAAAATAGTAAGTATTTGAAGACCAATAGATTCACTATTTACCATATTTGCATCTAATTTATCTATTTCATAAACGAAATCAACGATATTATTAAAACCTGAACTAACCTCAATAAGTTTAATTATATTTTCATCGATTATTTTTAGATTACTTGCTATTTCACGAATTAATTCTTGAATAGATTTTTCTTCTAAAGAAAACAATAAATCCAACTCATTTAAAATAGGTTTTCCAATAAGTGCATTTAAATTTTCTTTATAAATATCTTCTTTAAAATAGATATATTTAATAGCATTTATTATTGCTTTTACATTTTGTTGATTTATTAGTTTTGATGTCATCTCTGTTGTGATTTTCAAAGATGGAAATTTTTGTTTTAAATAGTAATATAAATTTAAAACATCAGCATTAGTATAGGTTAATATTGCAATATCATTTGAATTTACACCCTCTTGCAAAAGTGCTGCAATTTTAGAAGCCACATTTACAAACTTCTCATCTTCATCAAAAGCACTATCTTCTATTACTTCTATATATCCATCTTTTGCTATTGATTCTTGTTCAAAATATTCATAATTTGATAGTTTTAGAAAAAGTGAATTTACATAAGAGATAATATTTTCACAAGAACGATAATTTGTATTTAATACTTCAACTTCAAGAAGTTTATTTGTATTTGCAACATAATCAAAAAGTTCTCTTTTACCACCTCTAAATCTATAGATTGATTGTTTTGTATCACCCACATAAAAAAATGTTTTAAATTTAGTCTCATCACCTGAAAGAATCTCTTTTATTAATGGCTCTAAAATCTTATATTGTAAAAGTGAAGTATCTTGAAACTCATCCATTAAAATATGTGAAAATTGAGAATCTAATCTAAAATATAAAAACTCTTTATCAATTTTTGTTGATAATAATTCGTAAACTAAATTTGAAATATCATTAAACTCTAAATAGTTTTTATTTTTATTAAATGAGAATTTAAAATCTTTAAACATCAAATATAGCTCAAATAACTTACTTAAACTGTAACCAGCTCTTAATTTATAATAAATTGCAATTTGCTCTTTCAAAATAGAAAAATAAGACTCTATTGTTTCATTAGCACATTTTTTAAAATATGAATAATCAGATAAACTATCTTTTTCAAGCCATGTTCGGCCAAATAAATCGTCAAACTTCTCAAAATCAACTGCTTTTATTGCACTATTACTAGCAACACTACAATTCAAAATAGCCTCTTTGATTTTAAAAGCATTTTGTAAGACCATATCTTTTTGTAAATCAATTAATTTTGCATCTATATTTAAAATATCAATTGTTTCATTTTTCTCAAGTAGGTTTTTAAATAAATCAAAGATAGAGTTGAACTTCTTTTTTTCATAATGGGAAAAATCAATTAATGCTTCAAATTGTTTTGAATCCAAAGATTGTAAAAACTTCATACTCAAAGTTTCAATATCATCTTCTTTAATTTCAAAATCATCTGAAACACCAATATATCCACAAAACTCTCTAAGAATTTTATTTATAAATTTATCAATGGTAAAAATAGATAAGCTTGCATTTGAAAAAGATTTTACTAAAAATGCTTTTCTTCCAAGAATCTCTTTTTT
This region includes:
- the metE gene encoding 5-methyltetrahydropteroyltriglutamate--homocysteine S-methyltransferase, whose amino-acid sequence is MISLVYRWSNKILSLIKPVYDELSNAVTNIKIVVASYFEHSNEASKILVNTPIWALALDFIYGEKNIESLDFIKNSNKTLIAGVIDGRNIWKSDFKKKIDLLEKISKHINKDKLIISTTCSLLHVPFSLKYEDHLSKEIKSWLAFACEKLNELSLVSKDFFDIQLNLDEISIIKRNLEDNIQRKTSSKIHNLEIQNEIKNLKLFERADKFNDRIKIQREFFNYDYLTTTTIGSFPQTPEIRENRKKFKENSISKEEYEKEIKNYIDDCILFQEEIGLDVLVHGEPERNDMVEYFGEMLDGFAFTQNAWVQSYGSRCVKPPLIYGDINRANPMTVDWIKYAQGKTSKVVKGMLTGPITILNWSFVRDDIKRSEVAKQIALAIAKEVDDLQKHGIKMIQVDEAAFKEGYPLRIENIKEYERWAVDNFKLSVSLAAIDTQIHTHMCYSEFNDIIKTIEEMDADVISIETARSGNRLLRIFKEVAYKQEVGPGIYDIHSPRIPSVEEMVNQIKALLEVLPKEQLWINPDCGLKTRKWPEVKQSLINMVEAVNIIKKAEKH
- a CDS encoding thiamine phosphate synthase, which produces MNYKLKHYLITDPKYYTNDIGLFEKNLRNILENKKVDIACFRDKTSDNYEDLAKIFIMTCKEFTIKEILLNTDYKLASKLKATGVHLNSTQFDKIKIAKDLNLNVIISCHSFEDIEKAKSLKCDTLTFSPIFQTPNKGEPKGILKLQEAIDTYKDVNIIALGGIINDEQIKQIEKTKAYAFASIRYFI
- a CDS encoding F0F1 ATP synthase subunit A, whose translation is MEGRLFTFLGTIGGHGQEWIILSHYVLVIGIIFLIARAATRKLQLVPTGAQNVMETFVGGIITMGADTMGEKNARVYMPLIASLAIVIFVSNMIGVIPGFEAPTSNINFTLSLALIVFVYYNYVGIQKNGFVNYFKHFMGPMPILAPLMFPIEIISHISRIISLSFRLFGSIRGDDMFLMVLLMLVPWLLPLPGFFLLTAFGFLQAFIFSILTYVYIAGSVMMEHEEH
- the ilvA gene encoding threonine ammonia-lyase; this encodes MITLNDIKEAKKRLAGTVLNTPLVKAPILSKDLNSEIYLKEDNLQLTGSFKIRGAFNKLAMMDDKRRKNGVVAASAGNHAQGLAYAAQHFGCEATIFMPEATPLTKVSGVKSYGANVVLVGENFDEAYATATKSALDNDKEFIHPFADDAVIAGQGTIALEILEKIEDIEHIIVPIGGGGLISGIAIAAKAINPNIKITGVVASGARGMKDSFEARMPIDSASVKTIADGIAVRDVTPKLLDIILEYVDQIVEVTDNETANAILFLLEKHKLVVEGAGAVATAAIMHKKVEIENEKVCAIVSGGNIDVTMLSLIIDKGLVKSFRKMNLIVTLMDKPGALMHLTDVFTQCSTNIVQIDYDRNSVKLEFGEAHVTIALETKGEEHQKLIRENLKQSGYRFKQI
- a CDS encoding RecB-like helicase, whose product is MKKYLALKASAGSGKTFALTVRYISLLLLGAKPNEILTLTFTNKAANEMSERIYKTLLTLGDDEAYLNAIVEQSGLSKKEILGRKAFLVKSFSNASLSIFTIDKFINKILREFCGYIGVSDDFEIKEDDIETLSMKFLQSLDSKQFEALIDFSHYEKKKFNSIFDLFKNLLEKNETIDILNIDAKLIDLQKDMVLQNAFKIKEAILNCSVASNSAIKAVDFEKFDDLFGRTWLEKDSLSDYSYFKKCANETIESYFSILKEQIAIYYKLRAGYSLSKLFELYLMFKDFKFSFNKNKNYLEFNDISNLVYELLSTKIDKEFLYFRLDSQFSHILMDEFQDTSLLQYKILEPLIKEILSGDETKFKTFFYVGDTKQSIYRFRGGKRELFDYVANTNKLLEVEVLNTNYRSCENIISYVNSLFLKLSNYEYFEQESIAKDGYIEVIEDSAFDEDEKFVNVASKIAALLQEGVNSNDIAILTYTNADVLNLYYYLKQKFPSLKITTEMTSKLINQQNVKAIINAIKYIYFKEDIYKENLNALIGKPILNELDLLFSLEEKSIQELIREIASNLKIIDENIIKLIEVSSGFNNIVDFVYEIDKLDANMVNSESIGLQILTIFKSKGLEFNTVILLDRIKRKNVDKSSLLFEYDSVELKNIFYKIKGYENYNKDYEKALAKEKALSIEDEINILYVALTRAKNNMIIFKKIKSSVFDILNMSPCKIGNIIQSINISKNYDKIEKIVYTPLNLGTQDKQLANEKELDENHLHAKYFGITTHYCLEMMDEFTIDCLEYTLKLAISRYSNYLNEVDFIDIKNRISMLIKNNDFISIINDSEFITEQSLIYKEEIKIIDLLLFKNDTYYIIDYKTTKDRLPEHIAQVSFYKKAIKDIFSTNEVKAYLVYLHSNESFIQEI
- a CDS encoding IS630 family transposase; the encoded protein is MEKINKLEKNDARKVDSNTLQYLRDRAIKLRDSGISNLETAAILGLSKITTSRWYSKYKKDGQKALKVQKTGRPKKSGKRLSDEQEEKIIRMLIDTTPEQLKFKFALWTREAVKQLILRVVDIDMPISTVGDYLAKWQFTSKKPIKRAYERKDSATKAWLEETYPKIKKEAKINNADIWWADETACVSMPSNLKGYAPIGSKIKPILTHTAKKFKVNMISAITNTGKSMFALYDDSIATDNFIDFLEKVIKSNDKKVFMIVDNLRVHHAKLVKAWEEKHKDKIKLFYLPPYSPEFNPDEYLNQDYKSNVHKNGLPKNQKELKENTQNYMENLQKNPQKIANFFQHQSVKYAS